The nucleotide sequence TAAAATCAAAGGAAGGGAGATAAGGGAAGACCTTCCAAGCACATAAGGAAGGTGGAAAGAAAGCCCAGTGGGTCCCCTACAGCAGAAAACTTGAAAATCTTTATCAAAAATGTTCACTTCAGGGAGCacctggttcagtcagtggagcacaggactctcgatcttggggttctgcgttcaagcctcacgttgggtgtgatgattactaaaaataaaatatatttttttaagatttttattttattttattggcagacagagatcacaagtaggcagagaggcaggcagagaaagagagagagagagaggaggaagcaggctccccgccgagcagggagcccgatgcggggctcgatcccaggaccctgggatcatgacctgagccgaaggcagaggctttaacccatatTACACGGGAAGTAGAAGAAAGATGACAGCTGTTAATACATTTATTCAGATGGCTTGTTACACTCCTTTGCATGAGTGACTGGGGGTGGAGTTTTATTTGCAGGAGGAGAAGGTCTTCCAGAAGAAATCCTTGCAGGGTGTCTTCTCCCGCAGTGACCGCTGAGGGGGCGGGACGTCCTGTCGCTTGGCCGCCTCCCCGGCTCCCCCTCCTGTGAAGGGAGCTGCACCCGCCTGGGACACCCACCGGTACCACCCAGCCAGGAAAGTCAAGAggctgtttttcttcatttccatcccttcctgcagatgtttttaaaaagaagcagagaacaaaggaaagaaaaataatcaaccaTCTGGTTCAGCCAGCATTAAAAGATCCATAattccttccttaaaaaaaagatgtttcagaAGAATAAATCACATTTCCATTTAAAGGATGAGgaagttaaaagataaaataaaggcTGAAGAACTCAAGAGAACACCTTAATGAAATAGTTCTAATTAGAGAAGGAAAAGTAAagcattttcaaagaaaacaaatggcttATTTGGCCCATAATCTTGGCTGAGGTCCTTCATTAGAAGAGGTCAGGAAATCTATCATTTTCCCCGCCGCCAAGTGCTCGGTCTGACTCCTGGATGTCCACAAATTACTCTTTGAGACAGATCAGATTGAGACGTGATAGTCCCCTCTTTCAAATTCCTTAGAAAGCTTCTAGGAGTAACCTGATGATAAATGACTTGTCTGAAACTCATCTggtaattttagagaaaaatccatttttaatggCCAACTTTATGTACTCTTTCTTGGAACTTTTTcaaaatcggaaaaaaaaaaaaaagagaaaaataaatcaccTTACAAAGTTACGAATTCTCACGACGGAAACTATAATGATGTCAATGAATCTGAGCCGGTGAGAAGAGTCCCCATACCTATAAATTAAGATTCTAGAAGCTTGTGTGAATAATGCGGGCGTTGGTGCCCGTGATTGCCCCACGATGGACTGGTGTATGATCACTCAACGTTTCGAAGATGACGCGATGGAGATGGCCCGGCAGGGAGGCTCCCCCTTGAGTGTCTGAGCTCTCTGCAGGTTGCTGGGACCGTCGAAGGTGAACGAGAACCCGTGGTCTAAGAGGGGACATCCTGGGCCCCGGGGGCAGCTGAAGGGCACACCGCAACGGTCAGCCCTGCCTGCTGTCTGTCCTGCCCACACTCGGCCCTGGAGACGGGGGCGATCCGAAGAGGCCAAGGAAGGAGCCGGCCAGAAAGCGGACTCTCCTGCTGGTGGCACTACTCACCTGGTCGTCGTGTCCCGCGAGGCCACCTTCCAGGGGCAGGGCCGCCGGGGCCGTGGCCCccgacagcagcagcagcagcagcaagcagAGAGGTGGCGGCATTCTGCGGGCCGAAGCTCTGGGGCTGCTCGTCTTGGGCAGCCCCGAAGTCGGTGTTTTGTGCACTTGGGTCTCGTGGAGGGGTGGGGCGCGGGGGGCATTGTAATTAAGCTCCACCTGCGGCTGTGTTTGGGGGCTCCGTGCCTGTCAAGAGCCTGTGCCCCCGCTTCCCTCACACTCAGGCAGTGACGCACCTGCCCAAGCCATCGGCCCACAAAAGCGCCTTTGGAACGGAGTTAACCCCTTCATTAAAGCCGCCGACGGTGGCGCGAGTTGGGAGCGGAGCTGCTGACGTGGCAGGACACGTGCGCCGGCCCCCGGGGCCCGCTTCCTCGCGACACGCGCGCGGCGGCAGGAAGCGGGAGCACAAAGCCGAGTGATTTCGCACAATAGAAAATCAGCGGCGGCTGAGGAGCCGAGGAGCTGAAATTCCGCCCACGGGAGGTGTGACGGGATCCGCCGTGGGCCCAAGAGACAAGGGGGAGCTGGAGGGGTGCAGGGAGGCGCTCTGAGCACCCGGAAGGTTGTCCCCGAACCGCAGACAGGGCGGCTGCAAACCCAGAGCGTGGGGGCCGGCCGGAGGGACCTGCCCCTTCCGGCTCGACGACCTGCAC is from Meles meles chromosome 1, mMelMel3.1 paternal haplotype, whole genome shotgun sequence and encodes:
- the CORT gene encoding cortistatin, with translation MPPPLCLLLLLLLSGATAPAALPLEGGLAGHDDQEGMEMKKNSLLTFLAGWYRWVSQAGAAPFTGGGAGEAAKRQDVPPPQRSLREKTPCKDFFWKTFSSCK